Proteins found in one Brachypodium distachyon strain Bd21 chromosome 5, Brachypodium_distachyon_v3.0, whole genome shotgun sequence genomic segment:
- the LOC100834268 gene encoding small nuclear ribonucleoprotein SmD1a, whose translation MKLVRFLMKLNNETVTIELKNGTTVHGTITGVDISMNTHLKTVKLTLKGKNHVTLDHISVRGNNIRYYILPDSLNLETLLIEDTPRVKSKKPTTGKPMGRGRGRGRGRGRGRGR comes from the exons atGAAGCTCGTCAG GTTCCTGATGAAGTTGAACAACGAAACAGTCACCATCGAGCTCAAGAACGGCACCACCGTCCACGGCACCATCACCG GTGTTGACATAAGCATGAATACTCATCTAAAGACGGTAAAGCTTACATTGAAAGGGAAGAATCATGTGACCCTTGATCATATCAGTGTGAGAGGGAATAACATTCGTTATTACATCCTCCCTGATAGCTTAAACCTGGAAACTTTGCTAATCGAGGATACCCCCAGAGTCAAGTCTAAGAAGCCAACTACAG GAAAGCCTATGGGTCGGGGTCGTGGACGCGGCCGTGGGCGTGGAAGGGGCCGGGGACGTTGA